The genomic region GGCCGCGACTGCGTCCCGCCCGAACGCGACGGCAATTGCACCCGCTTGGGCGGCCGTATCCGCGGCCGTCTGCGCCTCACGTCGGGCGAGGTACCAGGCACCTCCCTCTGTCGCGAGGCCGGCGAAGCCGATCAGAGCGGTCGCCATCACTCCGAAGGCGATCGCGGCCGTCATGTTGACCATTGGCGAACAACTTCGGGACACGTTCGGCACGGTTCGTGATGCGCTCCAACAGGGCACGGAGCAGTAGTCAACCGCGGATGGGGTTCGGGCGTGACGGCAGATCAGTCACACTGAAGAGCCCGCTTCGTCGTGCGGGGCCGCCCAAGGGCGGCCTCGTGTTGTTTACGGTCCGCAAACACGCTCTCCCGCATCCTGAGAGCAGTGCCCTATGGCCACGCTGCTCGCGCTTGCGATCATCCTCTGCCTCATCGCCGCGGCCTGGCGTGATCTCGCGGTGCGGCGTATCCCGAACGGCCTCGCCGCCGTAGTCGCTGTCGCCGGAGCCGCGCTTCGCACGCTCGAGGGGCCGGCAGCGTTCGCCGCGACCGCCGCAACGTCGGCGCTTCTCTTCGCCGCCCTTTTCCTCCTGTTCGCCCGCGGCTGGCTCGGCGGGGGCGATGTCAAGCTCGCCACCCCCGTCGCACTCGGCCTTCCGCCGGAGGCCGTCTGGCCGTTCATCGTCCTCACGGCGCTCGCCGGCGGCGTTCTCTCGGCAGTCTACCTTCTCGCGATCCGTGCGAGGCCGCGGCAGCCCTCACCGCAAGGCCGAGGCCGCTCCGTGCTTCGGCGCGTTCTGGCTGCTGAGTGTTGGCGGGTCAGGCGTCGCGGGCCTTTACCGTATGGTATCGCATTGTGTGCGAGTGGTGTGCTGCTGATCGCAAACGGCCAGCTGCAGGGTTGACCGACGGCCATTTGCATCGTCCTGATCGGTCTGATCGTCCTCTCCGCGACGGCGCTTGCGATCATCGGCGCGCGAATGATCTTTCCTCCCCGCACCGTTGTCACCGTCGTCGAGCCGTCCGCTCCGACCGCTGCACCGGCCGCCACGACGGTCAGGGTGCTCGTGGCCGCCCGTCCTCTCCCGGCCGGAACGCTTCTCCGCGGCGAGGACATCGCGGTTCGCGAGCTTGCGGAGGCCGACGCGGCCGAGGGATTGATCCGTGACAGCGCCGAGACGCGCACGGAACTCGGGGGCGCTCTGGTCCGCCGCTTCCTCGACAAGGGTGAACCGCTCGTGCTCGGCGACGTTCTTCGGCCGCGCGACCGCGGCTTCCTCGCCGCCGTGCTGATGCCGAACCGGAGGGCGATCACGGTCGGCGTCGATGCTGTCACGGGCGCGGCGGGCCTGATCTGGCCTGGAGACCGCGTGGATCTCTTGCTGACGCAGACGCTCGATGAGCGCGTGGCGGTGCTGTCGCGACGTGTCGTCGGCGAAACGGTGCTGCACGATGTCCGGGTCATCGCGGTCGACCAGCAGCTGACCCAGGGCGCGGCGGGTGCGAGCGCGAGCCCTGACGGCAGGGTCGCCCGCACCGTCACGCTCGAGGTTACCCCGGAGGAGGCGGAGCGTGTGGCGGTCGCCGCGCAGCTCGGCCGGCTGTCGCTGACGATCCGCTCCATGGCCATCGAGACGGCCGATCCGCCCCCGGCGCGTCGTTCGGTGTTCGGAGGCGACGTCTCACCCGCCTTGGCACAGACGGATCCGGCAGATCGGCCCGTCGGCGCGAGGCTTCGGATCATCCAGGGTGACGACCGCCAGGACATCGTCTTCCCATGACGCGCGCCGCGCTCCGTCGCCTCTGTTTCCCGTTGGCGCTCGCGGTGGCGGTGCTCGCCGCCGGCCTCTGCCTTCCTGTCGCGGCGGAGGCGCAGACCCGGCAAGCCGTCTCGGTCGAGCTCGGCGGCGGACAGCTCGTGACCCTGCCGCGCGCCGCATCCACCGTTTTCGCCGCCGATCCGCGCGTGGCCCGCGTTCAGGCGGCCTCTCCCACCACGCTGTTCATCTCCGGCGTCGGGCGCGGGCGAACCGTGGTGGTCGCGACCGCGGCGGATGGCAGCGAGATCGCAACCTACGAGGTGACCGTCGGCGGTCCCGCCGGCGCGGCGGCAGCAGCGGCCGCTGGTGGTAGCCCGCGCGCAGCTGCGGCAACCGCCGCGGCCATCGAGGCGGCAATCCGAGCGGCCATCCCGCGCGCCTCCGTCTCGGCACGTCGCGTCCCCGGCGGCATCGTGCTCGCGGGCGAGGTGCCGACACCGGCGGACGCTCAGCTCGCCCTTGGGATCGCGCGCAACGGCTTGGGCGAGAACGAGCGCGTGTTCGACCAGCTGCGTACGCAGAGCGTGATGCAGGTGAATCTGCGCGTGCGCGTCGCCGAGGTCTCACGCGTCGTCACGCGCGAACTCGGCTTCAACTGGCAGGTGCTCGGGAGTTCCGGAAACTTCGCCTTCGGGCTGGTCACGGGAGGGCTTGCCGGTAGCGAGATCGGCCGGCCGATCAGCGGCACCGTCAACGGCCTTCTCGGCGCCGGCTACAGCGGCGGCTCCTGGGACGTCAATCTGCTGATCGATGCGCTTGCGCAGGATCAGCTGATCTCGATCCTCGCCGAGCCGAACCTCGTGGCCCAAAGCGGCGAGACCGCCTCGTTCCTCGCAGGCGGCGAGTTCCCCGTTCCGGTCGCGTCACAGAATGACCGGGTGACGGTCGAGTTCAAGCAGTTCGGCGTCTCGCTCGCCTTCGTTCCCACCGTACTCGACAATGGCCGGATAAGCCTCCGCGTCCGCCCCGAGGTCAGCGAGCTGACGAATGACGGCGCGATCAGGCTGCCGCTTGCGGGTGGCGTCGTCGAGATCCCGGCGCTCCGCGTCCGCCGCGCCGAGACGACGGTCGAGCTCGGCAGCGGGCAGTCCTTCGCGATCGCGGGGCTGCTTCAGGACGGCTCGCGCATGACCGGCGCTGGTCTGCCCTATCTCAGCGAGCTTCCCGTGATCGGCGCCCTGTTCCGCTCTGACCGGTTCCGACGTAACGAGACCGAGCTCGTCATCATCATCATCACGCCCTATCTCGTCCAGCCCGTCTCCGACCCGCGTGCGCTGCGGCTGCCGACAGACGGGTTCAAGCCGGCGAACGACATCGAGCGGATCCTGCTCAACCGGCAGCGGGCACGCACGGCGCCGCCGCCGCGCGTTCCCGGCCAGGCCGGATTCATTCTGGAGTGAGCGTCATGCGGCGATGGCGGAGCGGTCCTCTCTTGGCGGTGCTGCTGGTCGCCGGCTGCGCCGGTCTCTCGGATCCGTTCGAACGCCCTGGCACCTGGACGGTGCGGGGGGTGAACGAGTCGAACCTCAGGGCGATGATCGTGAACCCGGCCGATCTCGAGCGCGGCGAGGGCGACCCGCGCGGCCGGTCGCGTCAGGCTGCGGGCGCGATCGAACGGCTCGAGGACGACGCGGTGAAGCCTCTTCCGGAGGTGCGCACCTCGCCGGCTTTCGGGCGCGGCGCGTCGGGGGGCGGCGGTGCACAGAACTGAAAGCGCAGCCGCGGCGGAGGAGAACGAGGCATCGGCCGGGCGGCCAGCCTCGCCCAACCGCCCCTTCGCCGTTGCCTACACGGCCGATTCGGCATCGGAGGCCGCGCTCCGCGCCGGCCTGTCCGAAGTCCCGAGCGGTATCGTGTTCCGTCGCGGCACGATCCAGGCGGCAATCCGCGACCTTTCGCGCAGCCCCACGCCGCAGGTGTTGATCGTCGACGTCTCCGGGGCGAGCGATCCCCTCGTCGCGCTCGATGATCTCGCCAATGTCTGCGAGCCGGATGTGAAGGTTCTTGTCACCGGCGATCGCACCGATGTGGGCTTCTACCGGGAGATCACCCGCAGCCTCGGCGTCGTCGAATATCTCTCCAAGCCGCTGACGCGCGACGGCGTCGCCCGGCTCTTCCTTCCCGTGCTCAAGGGACGGCTTCCCGCAGGCGGCCAGCAGCCGGGCGGCCGCGTCATCACCGTCACGGCCGCCCATGGCGGAGCGGGTGCGACGACGGTTGCGACCAACCTCGCGATCCTGCTCGCGGAGATCTCGCGCGGCTATGTCGCGCTCGTCGATCTCAATCTCCAGGATGGCGCTGCCGCCCTTGCCCTCGGCGTTGCCCCAGGTGCGGGTCTGCGCGTCGCGCTCGAGGATCCCGCGCGTGTGGACGCGCTGTTCCTCGACCGCACGGCGGTGACAGTCAACGAGCGGCTTCGGCTGCTTGCGGCGGACGAGGCGCTCGAGGAAGCGCCCGAGCCGACGCTCGAGGGGGTCGCGCGGCTGATGACCCTGTTGCGGCGTCGGTTCAATTACGTGGTCCTCGACATGCCCAACCCCGCCGGGCCGGCGCTGCGGTCGATCTACGCTCTCGCGCAAACCAGGCTGCTCGTGGTGACGCCCGATCTTCTGTCGCTGCGCGGTGCGAAGCGATTCCGCGGCATGCTGGCTGCGACGGCCGGCGACGACCGCGCGATCCCGCTGCTCAACCATGCCGGAATGCCAGGCGCGCTGACGCCGGCGCTCATCGAGCAGGGGCTCGGCGAGAAGCCTGCGCTCTCGCTGCCACATCTGCCGAAGCCGCTGCTCGCTGCCGCCAATCTCGGTGTGGCGGCGGTGACGCGCAGCAAGGCCTTCCGCTTGGCCATGCTGGAGGTCACGCGGGAGGTGTCGGGGCAGCGCCTCGGGAAAGAGGGGTGGCTTGCGCGCCTGATGCGCCGATGAGCGGGTTCGGTCGCCGCTGCCCAGCATCTGGCTCCTCGGCCGTGCCCCTGCCGGCGGTGGACGGGGTAGCTCCGCAGGCCGAAGCGCCCGTCGCGAAGCCTCCGCGCGAGGCGCAGGGCCGCGATGTGGCGACGATGCGGCTGTGGTCGCTCGTGCTCGAGCAGGTCGATCCTGCGGTCGCTGCGGAGATGCCTGTCGCCGAGTTGCGCGACCAGCTCGAGCGGCTCATCCACCAACTCGCCGACACGCATCGGATCGAGCTCACGGCGCGGGAGCAGGCCGCGCTCGCCCGCGACATCGCCGACGACATGGTGGGCCTTGGTCCGCTCGAGCCGCTGCTTGCGGACGAGAGTGTCACCGACATCATGGTCAACGGCCACGACAACATCTACGTGGAGCGGGCGGGGCGTCTCGAGCGCGTCACCGTCCGCTTCCGCGACGCCGCGCATGCCACCGCGGTGGCCCAGAAGATCGCCGCCGCCGTCGGACGCCGGGTCGACGAATCAAGCCCGATGGTCGATGCGCGCCTCGCCGACGGAAGCCGCGTCAACATCATCCTGCCGCCGCTTGCGCTCGACGGACCCTGCATCTCGATCCGCAAGTTCGCGCGCCGGCGGATCGACTTCGCGCGGATGGTGGAGCTCGGATCGCTCAACGCGCCGCTCGCGCGCCTGCTCGAGATCGCGGCGCGGTGCCGGCTGAACATCCTGATCTCGGGTGGCACCGGCTCTGGCAAGACGACGCTTCTGAACGCCATGAGCCGGATGATCGACCACGGTGAGCGGATCGTCACGATCGAGGACGCGGCTGAGCTGCAGCTGCAGCAGCCGCATGTCGTCCGGCTCGAGACCAGGCCGCCCAACCTCGAGGGCCGCGGCGAGATCACGCAGCGCGATCTCGTCCGCAACGCGCTTCGCATGCGCCCCGATCGGATCATCCTCGGCGAGGTGCGCGGCGCCGAGGCCTTCGACATGCTGCAGGCGATGAACACGGGCCATGACGGCTCGCTCGGCACGCTGCACGCGAACACCACCCGCGATGCGCTGACCCGCCTCGAGAACATGGTTCAGATGGGCAATCTCGGCCTGCCTGTGAAGGCGATCCGCACTCAGATCGCCTCCGCCCTCGACCTGATCGTCCAGGTCGAGCGGATGCGCGACGGCGTGCGTCGGGTGGTTCAGCTGAGCGAGGTCAGGGGCCTCGAGGGGGACGTGATCACGATGAACGATCTCGTCACCTTCGAGTTCGACGGCGAGGACGCGCGCGGCCGGATCCAGGGCGTCTGGCGCGCCGCAAGCATCAAGCCGGGCTTCTCCGAAAGGCTTGCCTATTTCGGGCTCGAGCATGCGTGGTCGCAGGCGGTGGCCGCCTTCGGCGGAGGGTGAACATGCTCGGGCTGAGCCCTGCCGCCCTCGCACTCCTCCTGCTCTCCCTCGTGATCGTCCTATCGCTCGCGCTTCTGATCATCGACGGGCGGCAGCGACGGATGGAGCGACGGCTCGCCGATGCGGCGCGCGCCGCACGCGGCGAGCCCCAGCAGCCGAAGCCTCAGCGCAGCATCCGGCTCGCCGAACGCCCGGGCGGCGGGCGGCTTGCCTGGCTCACGCGCTTGATCGCGCTCGATCTCGGCCGGCCGCAGGAGCATCCGGCGCCGTGGCCGATCGTGATCCTTGGTGCGCTGGCTGGGGGCGCACTCGCGTCCGTCTTTTTCGGCGTCCTGTTCGGTCCTGCCGCCGCCCTGCCGCTCGGCATCGCCGCGGCGGTGCTGCTTGCGCGCGCCGCGTTCTTGCGCGGAACCTCCCGCTATCGCGACCAGCTGTTCGTGCAGCTTCCGGATGCGCTCGGGATGGTGGTGCGGGCGCTCAAGGCCGGCATTCCGGTCAACGAGGCGATCCGGACGATCGCACGCGAGAGCCCCGAGCCGACGCGGCGGGAGTTCGCCCAGGTCGCCGCGGAGCAGGCGATCGGCGTTCCTCTCGAGACGAGCCTGCTCGGCCTCTATCAGCGCACGAGCTTGCGCGAATACGGGTTCTTCGCGGTGACGATCGCGCTGCAGCAGCAGACCGGCGGCAGCCTGACCGAGACGCTCGACAATCTCGCCAACGTGGTGCGCAAGCGCGTGCAGATCGCGGCGCGCGGCCGTGCACTTGCTGGCCAAGCGCGCGCCTCGGCGACGATCCTCACCGCCATTCCCTTCGTCGCGCTCGCCGCGCTTGCGGTGCTGAACCCGCGCTACATCGCCTTCTACGTCACCCACGAGAAGGGTCCGTTCATCGCCGCGCTGGCGCTGGCGCTGCTCGGCACCGGCATCCTGGTGATGCAGCTGATGATCCGCAGGAGCCTCGCGCTTCGATGACCCGGCTTGCGGAGCTTGCCGACCCGATCGTCATCAGGGCGGTTCTCACGCTTGGCCTCGCCGTGGTCGTTCTCGTCGTGGCCGCTGCCTGGCTGTCCGCGAGGCATGGCATCGAGCGCAGGCTCTCGGGGAGGATCGCCGCCCTCGGCGCGGTGGGATCGGCCACGGCTGCGCGTCGAACCCGCCGCCCTGATGCGATCGCGGTGCTGCGGGCAATCGGGGAGGCGCTCGGGCGCACGGCGCTGATCTCGCCGCGCGACCGGCGCGAGCTTGAACGCTCGGTCGCCGCCGCCGGGCTGAAGCCTGGCTCGGTCGTTCCGGTAGTGATCGGCCTTAAGCTCGTGCTGCTGGTCGCGGTGCCGACGGCGCTGTGGAGCGTCACCGTCCTGCGCGGCATTGCTGGCGTGCAGCAGATCGCGATCGTTGCGGTCGGGGTGATGGTCGGGCTTCTCGGGCCGAACTGGGTGCTCGGCTGGATGCATGCCCGCCACATCAGGCAGATCCGCACCGGTCTGCCCGACACGCTTGACCTGATGGTGATCTGTGCCGAGGCGGGGCTCGGGCTCGAGAGCATGGTGGAGCGCGTGGCGAGCGAGATGGCGCCCTCGAATGGCCCGATCGCGGCCGAGTTCGCCCTGCTCTCGAGCGAGCTTCGCCTTCTGTCGGACCGCCGCCAGGCGCTTCTCAACCTCGGCCAGCGCACGGACGTGGACGGTCTGCGCAGGCTTGCGACGACGCTTGCGCAGACCATCCAGTACGGCACGCCGCTCGGCCAGGCGCTTCGGACGCTCGCCTCCGAGATGCGGCAGGAGCGCCTGACGGCGTTCGAGGAGCGCGCGGCGAAGCTGCCCGCCCTGCTCGTCCTGCCGCTGACGCTGTTCATCCTGCCCTGCCTCGTGCTGCTGCTCGCCGGCCCGTCCTTCGTGCAGCTCTTCGGGTCGTTCAAGTCGTGAGGAGGCACCCGATGCGAAGCCTGATCCTCTGCCTCGCCGCCCTGCTGCTCGCCCCAGGCTGCAGCCTGCTCGGCGGCCGAGGCGGCGAAGGCCCGACCACCGCGAACCGCCTCCGCCTTGCCGCGGTCGCCGAGGCGAACAACAACCGCGAGGTCGCGCTCACGATCTACCGAAACGCCGCGGCCGCTGACCCGGACAATCCCGAGGTCGTCGAGCGATATGCGCGCGCGCTCGCCGACCAGGGGGCCGCCGTCGAGGCGCTGCGCGTCGTCGAGGAGGCGCTCGGGCGCAAGCCGGGCGAGCGCCGGCTCGTGCTCGCGCTCGGCAGGACCTATCTGCGTCTCGGCGACACGGCGAACGCCAAGGCGACGTTCGAGCGGCAGCTGGCCCGAACCCCGCGCGACCCGGATGCGCTGAACGGCCTCGGCGTCGCCGCTGACCTCGAAGGAGACCACGCGGCGGCGCAGCGATGGTATCGCGAAGCGCTCGCTGCCGCACCGAAGCATGTCGGGGTGCGGAACAATCTCGCGCTCTCGCTCGCCCTCTCCGGCGCCACAGAGGAGGCGCGGCAGCTCCTGCGCACGCTTCGCGCCGAAGGGAACGTGACGGTTCGTGTACGCCACAATCTCGGGCTTGTCTCCGCGATCGCCGGCGACACGGCGACGGCAAGACAGTTGTACGCGCCTGAGCTCACCAGCGATGAGCTCGACACGATCATCCGCGTCGCTGCGTCGCTCAGGG from Elioraea tepida harbors:
- a CDS encoding A24 family peptidase; translated protein: MATLLALAIILCLIAAAWRDLAVRRIPNGLAAVVAVAGAALRTLEGPAAFAATAATSALLFAALFLLFARGWLGGGDVKLATPVALGLPPEAVWPFIVLTALAGGVLSAVYLLAIRARPRQPSPQGRGRSVLRRVLAAECWRVRRRGPLPYGIALCASGVLLIANGQLQG
- the cpaB gene encoding Flp pilus assembly protein CpaB, which gives rise to MVLSATALAIIGARMIFPPRTVVTVVEPSAPTAAPAATTVRVLVAARPLPAGTLLRGEDIAVRELAEADAAEGLIRDSAETRTELGGALVRRFLDKGEPLVLGDVLRPRDRGFLAAVLMPNRRAITVGVDAVTGAAGLIWPGDRVDLLLTQTLDERVAVLSRRVVGETVLHDVRVIAVDQQLTQGAAGASASPDGRVARTVTLEVTPEEAERVAVAAQLGRLSLTIRSMAIETADPPPARRSVFGGDVSPALAQTDPADRPVGARLRIIQGDDRQDIVFP
- a CDS encoding type II and III secretion system protein family protein, with the protein product MTRAALRRLCFPLALAVAVLAAGLCLPVAAEAQTRQAVSVELGGGQLVTLPRAASTVFAADPRVARVQAASPTTLFISGVGRGRTVVVATAADGSEIATYEVTVGGPAGAAAAAAAGGSPRAAAATAAAIEAAIRAAIPRASVSARRVPGGIVLAGEVPTPADAQLALGIARNGLGENERVFDQLRTQSVMQVNLRVRVAEVSRVVTRELGFNWQVLGSSGNFAFGLVTGGLAGSEIGRPISGTVNGLLGAGYSGGSWDVNLLIDALAQDQLISILAEPNLVAQSGETASFLAGGEFPVPVASQNDRVTVEFKQFGVSLAFVPTVLDNGRISLRVRPEVSELTNDGAIRLPLAGGVVEIPALRVRRAETTVELGSGQSFAIAGLLQDGSRMTGAGLPYLSELPVIGALFRSDRFRRNETELVIIIITPYLVQPVSDPRALRLPTDGFKPANDIERILLNRQRARTAPPPRVPGQAGFILE
- a CDS encoding AAA family ATPase; amino-acid sequence: MHRTESAAAAEENEASAGRPASPNRPFAVAYTADSASEAALRAGLSEVPSGIVFRRGTIQAAIRDLSRSPTPQVLIVDVSGASDPLVALDDLANVCEPDVKVLVTGDRTDVGFYREITRSLGVVEYLSKPLTRDGVARLFLPVLKGRLPAGGQQPGGRVITVTAAHGGAGATTVATNLAILLAEISRGYVALVDLNLQDGAAALALGVAPGAGLRVALEDPARVDALFLDRTAVTVNERLRLLAADEALEEAPEPTLEGVARLMTLLRRRFNYVVLDMPNPAGPALRSIYALAQTRLLVVTPDLLSLRGAKRFRGMLAATAGDDRAIPLLNHAGMPGALTPALIEQGLGEKPALSLPHLPKPLLAAANLGVAAVTRSKAFRLAMLEVTREVSGQRLGKEGWLARLMRR
- a CDS encoding CpaF family protein, giving the protein MSGFGRRCPASGSSAVPLPAVDGVAPQAEAPVAKPPREAQGRDVATMRLWSLVLEQVDPAVAAEMPVAELRDQLERLIHQLADTHRIELTAREQAALARDIADDMVGLGPLEPLLADESVTDIMVNGHDNIYVERAGRLERVTVRFRDAAHATAVAQKIAAAVGRRVDESSPMVDARLADGSRVNIILPPLALDGPCISIRKFARRRIDFARMVELGSLNAPLARLLEIAARCRLNILISGGTGSGKTTLLNAMSRMIDHGERIVTIEDAAELQLQQPHVVRLETRPPNLEGRGEITQRDLVRNALRMRPDRIILGEVRGAEAFDMLQAMNTGHDGSLGTLHANTTRDALTRLENMVQMGNLGLPVKAIRTQIASALDLIVQVERMRDGVRRVVQLSEVRGLEGDVITMNDLVTFEFDGEDARGRIQGVWRAASIKPGFSERLAYFGLEHAWSQAVAAFGGG
- a CDS encoding type II secretion system F family protein — translated: MLGLSPAALALLLLSLVIVLSLALLIIDGRQRRMERRLADAARAARGEPQQPKPQRSIRLAERPGGGRLAWLTRLIALDLGRPQEHPAPWPIVILGALAGGALASVFFGVLFGPAAALPLGIAAAVLLARAAFLRGTSRYRDQLFVQLPDALGMVVRALKAGIPVNEAIRTIARESPEPTRREFAQVAAEQAIGVPLETSLLGLYQRTSLREYGFFAVTIALQQQTGGSLTETLDNLANVVRKRVQIAARGRALAGQARASATILTAIPFVALAALAVLNPRYIAFYVTHEKGPFIAALALALLGTGILVMQLMIRRSLALR
- a CDS encoding type II secretion system F family protein; the protein is MTRLAELADPIVIRAVLTLGLAVVVLVVAAAWLSARHGIERRLSGRIAALGAVGSATAARRTRRPDAIAVLRAIGEALGRTALISPRDRRELERSVAAAGLKPGSVVPVVIGLKLVLLVAVPTALWSVTVLRGIAGVQQIAIVAVGVMVGLLGPNWVLGWMHARHIRQIRTGLPDTLDLMVICAEAGLGLESMVERVASEMAPSNGPIAAEFALLSSELRLLSDRRQALLNLGQRTDVDGLRRLATTLAQTIQYGTPLGQALRTLASEMRQERLTAFEERAAKLPALLVLPLTLFILPCLVLLLAGPSFVQLFGSFKS
- a CDS encoding tetratricopeptide repeat protein; the encoded protein is MRSLILCLAALLLAPGCSLLGGRGGEGPTTANRLRLAAVAEANNNREVALTIYRNAAAADPDNPEVVERYARALADQGAAVEALRVVEEALGRKPGERRLVLALGRTYLRLGDTANAKATFERQLARTPRDPDALNGLGVAADLEGDHAAAQRWYREALAAAPKHVGVRNNLALSLALSGATEEARQLLRTLRAEGNVTVRVRHNLGLVSAIAGDTATARQLYAPELTSDELDTIIRVAASLREGR